ACGTGCGTGTGCGTGCGGCCCGCGTCCTCGCGCAGCACGAACGCCGCGTCCACGGCGGTCAGCGGGTCGAGGTGGGGCTGCGCCATCGCGGCGCGAGCCTAGCGCGCACATGGGGTGCTCCGCGCGCCAGCGCGGAGGGGCTCAGCCCGTGCGCGCGGGCGGGCGGGGCAGCGCCCCGATCGCCGCCTCGGCCGTGCGCACGAGCGACGCGTCGGACGCCCCGGCGTGGCCGAGCGCCTCGAGCCCGCGGGCCACGGCGAGCAGCAGTCCGCCGAGGGCCTCGGGGTCCGCGGCGGGGTCGACGTCGCCCTCGTCCTGCGCCCGCGCCACCGCGCGTGCGAAGCAGCCGTCGAGCGTGCGGAAGGCCTCCTCGACGCGCCGGCCGACATCCGGATCGACGTCCGCGAGCTCGGCCGTCGAGCTGGCGAGCAGGCAGCTCGGGCCGGAGGTCGAGCCTCGCGCGACCGCCAGCAGGTGCCGGTGCAGGGCGTCGAGCGCAGGCCGCCGCTCGAGGGCGTCGCCGACCCTCGCCACGTTGCGCCGCGCGTAGTCGTCCAGGACGCGGAGGTACAGGGCGTGCTTGTCGCCGAAGGCCGCGTAGAGGCTGCCCTTGCCC
The DNA window shown above is from Conexibacter sp. SYSU D00693 and carries:
- a CDS encoding TetR/AcrR family transcriptional regulator; this translates as MARPREFDEQAVLDAAQQAFRTHGYAGTSLQELMAATGLGKGSLYAAFGDKHALYLRVLDDYARRNVARVGDALERRPALDALHRHLLAVARGSTSGPSCLLASSTAELADVDPDVGRRVEEAFRTLDGCFARAVARAQDEGDVDPAADPEALGGLLLAVARGLEALGHAGASDASLVRTAEAAIGALPRPPARTG